A single region of the Mycobacterium lentiflavum genome encodes:
- a CDS encoding glutamate--cysteine ligase, with translation MGEEVKRTTYDRAHAREYRRKVQLCLDVFETMLAQSRFDSDRPLTGMEIECNLVDGDYQPAMSNRPVLDAIADPAYQKELGAYNIEFNVPPRPLPGHTGLDLEAEVRASLNDAQTKAGAEGTRIVMIGILPTLMPEHLSRDGWMSDSTRYAALNDSIFNARGEDIPIHISGPEPLSWESVTIAPESACTSMQLHLQVSPDDFAPNWNAAQVMAGPQLALGANSPYFFGHQLWSETRIEVFSQSTDTRPEELKTQGVRPRVWFGERWISSILDLFKENIRYFPSLLPELSDEDPASELAAGRIPQLPELRLHNGTVYRWNRPVYDVVNGRPHLRLENRVLPAGPTVIDMLANSAFYYGTLRTLSEEENPLWTKMSFAAAHHNFLEAARHGMDTVLHWPGLGEVAATKLVLDTLLPIADEGLRRWGVDAEVRDRFLGVIEGRAKAGRNGASWQVATVRALQDSGMTRRAALAQMLRRYCEHMHANEPVHTWPC, from the coding sequence CGAAGAGGTCAAGCGCACCACGTACGACCGCGCCCATGCGCGGGAGTACCGGCGCAAGGTGCAGCTGTGTCTGGACGTCTTCGAGACGATGCTCGCCCAGTCGCGCTTCGACTCCGACCGCCCGCTGACCGGCATGGAAATCGAATGCAATCTCGTCGATGGCGACTATCAGCCCGCCATGTCGAATCGGCCCGTGCTCGATGCCATCGCGGATCCGGCCTACCAGAAGGAATTAGGCGCCTACAACATCGAATTCAACGTGCCTCCCCGGCCGCTGCCAGGACACACCGGCCTGGATCTGGAGGCAGAAGTGCGGGCCAGCCTCAACGATGCGCAGACCAAGGCCGGCGCGGAGGGCACCCGCATCGTGATGATCGGCATCCTACCGACGCTGATGCCCGAGCATCTGTCCCGCGACGGTTGGATGAGCGATTCGACGCGGTACGCCGCGCTCAACGACTCGATCTTCAACGCGCGCGGTGAGGACATTCCGATACATATCTCCGGCCCGGAGCCGCTGAGTTGGGAATCGGTGACCATCGCTCCCGAATCCGCTTGCACCAGTATGCAATTGCACTTGCAGGTCTCCCCCGACGACTTCGCCCCGAACTGGAACGCGGCCCAGGTGATGGCCGGCCCGCAGCTGGCGCTGGGCGCCAACTCGCCCTACTTCTTCGGTCATCAGCTGTGGTCGGAGACCCGTATCGAGGTGTTCTCGCAGTCCACCGACACCCGGCCCGAGGAACTCAAGACTCAAGGGGTACGGCCACGAGTGTGGTTCGGCGAGCGCTGGATCAGTTCGATCCTCGATCTGTTCAAAGAGAACATCCGTTACTTTCCGTCCCTGCTGCCCGAGTTGTCCGACGAGGATCCGGCCAGCGAGCTGGCCGCCGGCCGCATCCCGCAGTTGCCCGAACTTCGGCTGCACAACGGCACCGTGTACCGGTGGAACCGCCCGGTGTACGACGTGGTCAACGGGCGTCCGCACCTGCGGTTGGAGAATCGGGTGTTGCCCGCCGGCCCCACCGTCATCGACATGCTGGCCAACTCCGCGTTCTACTACGGCACGCTGCGCACCTTGTCCGAGGAGGAGAACCCGCTGTGGACGAAGATGAGTTTCGCTGCGGCGCATCATAATTTCCTCGAAGCGGCCCGCCACGGGATGGACACCGTGCTGCATTGGCCCGGTCTGGGTGAGGTAGCGGCGACCAAGCTGGTGCTCGACACGCTGCTGCCGATCGCCGACGAAGGACTGCGCCGGTGGGGTGTGGACGCCGAGGTGCGCGATCGTTTCCTCGGTGTCATCGAGGGCCGCGCCAAGGCCGGCCGCAACGGCGCCAGCTGGCAGGTGGCAACGGTGCGCGCACTGCAGGACTCCGGCATGACGCGGCGCGCGGCGCTGGCGCAGATGCTGCGCCGGTATTGCGAGCACATGCACGCCAACGAGCCGGTCCACACCTGGCCCTGCTAG
- a CDS encoding class I SAM-dependent methyltransferase, with translation MTPDEVMDWDSAYREQGEFKGPPPWNIGEPQPELAALIAAGKFHSDVLDAGCGVAELSLTLAAQGYTVVGVDLTPTAVAAATRAAEERGLSSASFVQADITSFTGYDERFATIADSTLFHSLPVEGRDDYLRSVHRAAAPGANYYVLVFAKGAFPAEMDAKPNEVDEDELRAAVSKYWEIDEIRPAYIHANIVDMPEAPFQFPPHDRDDKGRMKLPAYLLTAHKAG, from the coding sequence ATGACACCCGACGAGGTAATGGACTGGGACAGCGCCTATCGCGAGCAGGGCGAGTTCAAGGGGCCTCCGCCGTGGAATATCGGTGAGCCACAGCCCGAATTGGCCGCATTGATTGCGGCCGGCAAGTTCCACAGCGACGTGCTGGATGCCGGTTGCGGCGTCGCCGAGCTGTCGTTGACGCTGGCCGCCCAGGGCTACACGGTGGTGGGCGTCGACCTCACGCCTACTGCTGTCGCGGCGGCCACCCGGGCAGCCGAGGAACGCGGCTTGAGCAGCGCCAGCTTCGTCCAGGCCGACATCACCTCGTTCACCGGCTACGACGAACGGTTCGCGACGATCGCCGACAGCACGCTGTTTCACTCGCTGCCGGTCGAGGGCCGCGACGACTACCTGCGTTCGGTGCACCGCGCGGCCGCCCCCGGCGCCAACTATTACGTGCTGGTGTTCGCCAAGGGCGCCTTCCCCGCCGAGATGGACGCGAAGCCCAACGAGGTGGACGAGGACGAATTGCGTGCCGCAGTGAGCAAGTACTGGGAGATCGACGAGATTCGGCCCGCCTACATCCACGCGAATATCGTCGATATGCCCGAAGCGCCGTTCCAGTTCCCGCCGCACGACCGCGACGACAAGGGCCGGATGAAGCTTCCCGCGTACCTGCTGACGGCGCACAAGGCAGGCTGA
- a CDS encoding VOC family protein, whose translation MSTLTWLGVPGDESAWTALGFTLDDYEIRVGRVACALTGERGWGFDEICAPPDALGIPTAVCPPVTGAVHPCGVTHVDHIVYTVRELDTATTALTAVLGAPPRRRFHPRGAQGPEMAFYRVGEGFIEVVAAGSAPALIGLALWSPDLDATVAAIRAAGGPIGDPKPAVQGGRIASVWQGHLDWGLAIMGP comes from the coding sequence ATGTCCACCCTGACCTGGCTCGGCGTACCCGGCGACGAAAGTGCTTGGACTGCACTAGGATTCACTCTAGATGACTACGAGATCCGCGTCGGGCGGGTGGCCTGCGCGCTGACCGGCGAGCGGGGCTGGGGGTTCGACGAAATCTGCGCGCCGCCCGACGCCCTCGGGATACCGACGGCGGTCTGCCCACCGGTGACCGGCGCGGTGCACCCCTGTGGGGTCACCCATGTCGACCACATCGTCTACACGGTGCGCGAATTGGACACTGCCACCACCGCTCTCACTGCGGTGCTCGGCGCCCCGCCGCGTCGACGGTTTCACCCGCGGGGTGCCCAAGGACCCGAGATGGCGTTCTACCGCGTCGGCGAGGGATTCATCGAGGTGGTCGCCGCGGGCAGTGCGCCGGCACTGATCGGGCTGGCGCTATGGTCTCCCGACCTGGACGCCACCGTCGCGGCTATTCGCGCCGCGGGTGGTCCGATCGGCGATCCCAAGCCCGCGGTGCAGGGCGGTCGGATCGCGAGCGTTTGGCAGGGCCACCTGGACTGGGGCCTGGCCATCATGGGGCCGTGA
- the egtE gene encoding ergothioneine biosynthesis PLP-dependent enzyme EgtE has translation MSDGGSLADRWRQSRPPVAGLHLDSAACSRQSYAAIDAAAQHARHEAEVGGYVAAQAAAPTLDAGRAAFAALTGMTDAEVVYTTGSLHALDLLLGSWPAERRRLACLPGEYGPNLAVMAAHGFDRQLLPALEDGRLALDDAAYALDDDPPDFVHLTPVASHSGVVQPISMIAKLCRELGLPLVVDAAQALGQVDCAVGADVTYSSSRKWIAGPRGVGFLAVEPDLMQRLHPRLAAPDWSGSFSVAQQLEFGDANVAARVGFSVSLGEYLAFGPDAVRARLAELGSLSRTTLADVPGWAVVEEVEEPSAITTLAPVDGADPQVVREWLLAERRILTTYAGVQRAPLEMTAPRLRISPHADTTAEDLESFAEALIAATAATAT, from the coding sequence GTGAGCGATGGCGGTTCGCTGGCCGACCGATGGCGGCAATCCCGCCCACCCGTCGCCGGTTTACACCTGGACAGTGCCGCCTGTTCGCGCCAGAGTTACGCGGCCATCGACGCCGCCGCCCAGCACGCCCGCCACGAGGCGGAGGTCGGCGGATATGTGGCGGCGCAGGCCGCGGCGCCGACGCTTGACGCCGGGCGTGCCGCGTTCGCCGCGCTGACCGGGATGACCGACGCCGAGGTCGTCTACACCACGGGCTCGCTGCACGCGCTGGATCTGCTGCTGGGCAGCTGGCCCGCCGAGCGCCGGAGGCTGGCCTGCCTGCCGGGCGAATACGGTCCCAACCTCGCCGTGATGGCCGCCCACGGATTCGACCGGCAGTTGTTGCCGGCCCTCGAGGATGGCCGGCTGGCGCTCGACGACGCGGCCTACGCCCTCGACGACGACCCGCCCGATTTCGTCCACCTGACCCCGGTCGCCAGCCATAGCGGTGTCGTGCAACCGATTTCGATGATCGCGAAACTGTGCCGCGAGTTGGGACTGCCGCTGGTCGTCGACGCCGCCCAAGCGCTGGGCCAGGTCGACTGTGCGGTCGGCGCCGATGTCACCTACTCCTCGTCGCGCAAATGGATCGCCGGTCCGCGTGGGGTGGGCTTCCTTGCGGTGGAGCCCGACCTGATGCAGCGGCTGCATCCCCGACTGGCCGCGCCGGACTGGTCCGGGTCGTTCTCGGTGGCCCAGCAGCTCGAGTTCGGCGACGCCAATGTCGCCGCACGAGTGGGATTTTCGGTGTCGCTGGGCGAGTATCTGGCGTTCGGTCCCGACGCGGTCCGCGCGCGTCTGGCCGAGCTCGGCAGCCTCAGCCGGACGACGCTGGCCGACGTGCCGGGGTGGGCGGTGGTCGAAGAGGTCGAGGAGCCAAGCGCCATCACCACTTTGGCGCCGGTCGACGGCGCCGACCCACAGGTGGTACGGGAATGGCTGCTCGCCGAGCGGCGAATCCTGACCACCTACGCCGGCGTGCAGCGGGCGCCACTGGAGATGACCGCGCCGCGGCTGCGGATCTCGCCGCACGCCGACACCACCGCCGAGGATCTGGAAAGCTTCGCCGAAGCGCTGATCGCCGCGACCGCCGCAACGGCGACCTGA
- the egtD gene encoding L-histidine N(alpha)-methyltransferase — MTLTLSNHLAADSAYHALRRDAFDGLQRTPKTLPPKWFYDSVGSELFDQITRLPEYYPTRAEAEILRGRAAEIASASAADTLVELGSGTSEKTRLLLDALHGRGSLRRFVPFDVDSTILSTAAAAIQQEYAGVEIKAVCGDFEEHLGEIPGGGRRLFVFLGSTIGNLTPGPRAEFLKSLADVMQPDDTLLLGTDLVKDTARLLRAYDDSAGVTARFNRNVLAVVNRELDADFDVDAFRHVARWNADEERIEMWLRTDRPQTVRVGALDLTVEFAAGEEMLTEVSSKFHPGGVSAELAGAGLRRVRWWTDAAGDFGLSLAVK, encoded by the coding sequence ATGACACTGACGTTGTCCAACCATCTCGCCGCCGACTCGGCGTACCACGCATTGCGCCGCGATGCATTCGACGGTCTGCAGCGCACGCCGAAGACCTTGCCGCCCAAGTGGTTTTACGATTCGGTGGGCAGTGAGCTTTTCGACCAGATCACCCGCTTGCCGGAGTATTACCCGACTCGGGCCGAGGCGGAGATCCTGCGCGGCCGGGCCGCCGAAATCGCCTCGGCCAGCGCGGCCGACACCCTGGTCGAACTCGGCAGTGGCACCTCGGAGAAGACTCGTCTGCTGCTGGACGCGCTGCACGGCCGCGGATCGCTGCGCCGTTTCGTACCGTTCGACGTCGACTCGACGATTTTGTCGACCGCGGCGGCCGCCATCCAGCAAGAGTACGCGGGCGTCGAAATCAAAGCCGTCTGCGGCGATTTCGAAGAGCATCTCGGCGAGATTCCCGGCGGCGGCCGGCGGTTGTTCGTGTTTCTCGGGTCGACGATCGGCAACCTCACGCCCGGCCCACGCGCCGAATTCCTCAAGTCCCTCGCCGACGTGATGCAACCCGACGACACGCTGCTGCTGGGCACCGACCTGGTCAAGGACACCGCTCGGTTGTTGCGCGCCTACGACGACTCCGCGGGAGTTACGGCCCGGTTCAACCGCAATGTGCTCGCGGTCGTCAACCGGGAACTCGACGCCGATTTCGACGTCGACGCCTTCCGGCACGTGGCGCGCTGGAACGCCGACGAGGAACGCATCGAAATGTGGCTGCGAACCGACCGGCCGCAGACGGTCCGGGTCGGCGCCCTCGACCTGACCGTCGAGTTCGCCGCCGGCGAGGAGATGCTGACCGAGGTGTCGAGCAAGTTCCACCCGGGTGGCGTGAGCGCCGAATTGGCCGGCGCGGGACTGCGTCGCGTGCGGTGGTGGACCGACGCCGCGGGCGATTTCGGGTTGTCGTTAGCCGTCAAGTGA
- the egtC gene encoding ergothioneine biosynthesis protein EgtC: MCRHLGWLGADVSVSSLILDPPFALRVQSYSPRRQKHGLMNADGWGVGFFDRSSGGLAEGGVPRRWRSTSPLWGDTSLESVAPALRSGCVVAAVRSATIGMPLDVSATAPFTDGQWLLSHNGVVDRGVLPLTATAESVCDSAMLAATIFSLGLEVLGATIAQIGTLDPNARLNILAANGSRMLATAWGDTLSILRRDDGVVLASEPYNDDSEWEDVPDHHLVEVSAKGVTMTPLDEPKGF; the protein is encoded by the coding sequence ATGTGCCGCCACCTCGGCTGGCTTGGTGCCGACGTCAGCGTCTCCTCGCTGATCCTCGATCCGCCTTTCGCCCTGCGCGTGCAGTCGTATTCCCCGCGCCGCCAAAAGCACGGCCTGATGAACGCCGACGGTTGGGGCGTCGGGTTTTTCGATCGTTCTTCTGGAGGCCTTGCAGAAGGGGGAGTGCCGCGGCGCTGGCGCAGCACGTCGCCGCTGTGGGGCGACACGTCGTTGGAATCGGTCGCGCCCGCGCTGCGCAGCGGCTGCGTGGTGGCCGCGGTGCGCTCGGCGACCATCGGCATGCCGCTCGACGTCAGCGCGACGGCGCCGTTCACCGACGGACAGTGGCTGCTGTCGCACAACGGCGTCGTCGATCGCGGCGTCCTGCCCTTGACCGCGACGGCTGAATCCGTTTGCGACAGCGCGATGTTGGCGGCAACCATATTCTCGCTGGGGCTCGAGGTGCTCGGCGCGACCATCGCGCAGATTGGGACTCTGGATCCAAATGCCCGGCTTAACATATTGGCCGCCAACGGTTCTCGAATGCTGGCTACCGCCTGGGGGGACACCCTGTCCATCCTGCGCCGCGACGACGGTGTGGTGCTGGCCAGCGAGCCCTACAACGACGACTCCGAATGGGAGGACGTACCCGACCACCACCTTGTCGAAGTGAGCGCTAAAGGCGTAACGATGACCCCACTGGACGAGCCGAAAGGATTTTGA
- the egtB gene encoding ergothioneine biosynthesis protein EgtB: protein MRSSCRERVADDLARARARTLRLVDFDDAELRRQYDPLMSPLVWDLAHIGQQEELWLLRGGDPSRPGMLDPSVEGLYDAFEHSRASRVDLPLLSPDQARSYCRTVRSAALDALDALPDDPAGEHAAFVYAMVVSHENQHDETMLQALNLRTGAALLRDPANLPAGRDGLAGTSVLVPGGPFVLGVDATSEPFSLDNERPAHVVDLPAFRIGRVPVTNGEWQHFIDDGGYRERRWWSDRGWEHRCSAGLSAPQFWGFDGRTRTRFGYLEDIPADEPVQHVSYFEAEAYAAWAGARLPTELEWEKACAWDPVTESRRRFPWGAQDPSPEFANLGGTALRPAPVGAYPSGASAYGVEQMLGDVWEWTSSPLRPWPGFVPMIYDRYSQPFFDGDYRILRGGSWAVESAILRPSFRNWDHPIRRQIFSGVRLAWDVPDAEDRA, encoded by the coding sequence GTGCGATCGTCATGCCGGGAACGGGTCGCCGATGATCTGGCGCGGGCGCGGGCGCGCACGCTGCGGCTGGTCGATTTCGACGACGCCGAACTGCGTCGTCAGTACGACCCGTTGATGAGCCCGCTGGTGTGGGACCTCGCACACATCGGTCAGCAGGAGGAGCTGTGGCTGCTGCGGGGCGGAGACCCGAGTCGCCCGGGAATGCTGGATCCTTCGGTCGAAGGTCTCTACGACGCCTTCGAACACTCCCGCGCCAGTCGCGTCGATTTGCCGCTTCTTTCCCCGGACCAAGCCCGATCTTATTGCCGCACAGTGCGTTCCGCTGCCCTGGATGCACTGGACGCATTGCCCGACGACCCTGCCGGAGAGCACGCGGCCTTCGTCTACGCGATGGTGGTCAGCCACGAAAACCAGCACGACGAAACGATGCTGCAGGCGCTGAATTTGCGTACCGGCGCCGCGCTGCTGCGCGACCCCGCCAACCTGCCCGCGGGTCGGGACGGCCTGGCCGGAACGTCGGTGCTGGTGCCCGGTGGCCCGTTCGTGCTTGGCGTCGACGCCACCAGCGAACCGTTCTCGTTGGACAACGAGCGCCCCGCTCACGTCGTCGATTTGCCGGCGTTCCGCATCGGCCGGGTCCCGGTCACCAACGGCGAATGGCAACACTTCATCGACGACGGCGGCTACCGCGAACGACGCTGGTGGTCCGACCGTGGCTGGGAGCACCGGTGCAGCGCGGGGCTTAGCGCGCCGCAATTCTGGGGGTTCGACGGGCGCACCCGCACCCGCTTCGGCTACCTCGAAGACATTCCGGCCGACGAGCCCGTGCAGCACGTCAGCTACTTCGAGGCCGAGGCGTACGCGGCCTGGGCGGGCGCGCGGCTGCCCACCGAACTGGAATGGGAGAAGGCCTGCGCGTGGGACCCCGTCACCGAGTCCCGGCGTCGCTTCCCCTGGGGAGCGCAGGACCCGTCGCCGGAGTTCGCCAACCTGGGCGGCACCGCGTTGCGGCCGGCACCGGTCGGCGCGTATCCGTCCGGGGCGTCGGCCTATGGCGTCGAGCAGATGCTGGGCGACGTCTGGGAGTGGACCAGTTCACCGTTGCGGCCGTGGCCCGGCTTCGTCCCGATGATCTACGACCGCTACTCGCAGCCGTTCTTCGACGGCGACTACCGGATTTTGCGTGGCGGATCGTGGGCCGTCGAATCCGCCATCCTGCGGCCCAGTTTCCGCAACTGGGACCACCCGATCCGTCGTCAGATCTTCTCCGGAGTACGGCTGGCCTGGGATGTCCCCGACGCGGAGGACCGCGCCTGA
- the egtA gene encoding ergothioneine biosynthesis glutamate--cysteine ligase EgtA — MTLAAITAAASQLDAGRPADSELTSSEEAAQYIARGCLIDGPLGRVGLEMEAHCVDPVDPYRRPSWDEITEIIDQLPPLPAGSAVTVEPGGAVELSGPPAAGVVAAIEAMNDDQAVLRKSFANAGLGLVFLGADPLRAPKRVNPGGRYRTMEEFFAASNSAEAGAAMMTSTASVQVNLDAGPQAGWAARVRLAHALGPTMIAIAANSPMLGGDFSGWVSTRQWVWGQMDSARCGPILGASGDDPGTDWARYALKAPVMMVHNPEARDFRAVTHYVSFADWADGSARLCDRRPTLADLDYHLTTLFPPVRPRQWLEIRYLDSAPDAYWPAIAFTLAALLDDPVAADAAAAAVEPVATAWDNAARLGLSDRRLHEAATSCVAIAAAKAPPELTDEMERLIRAVERGRCPGDDFSDQVIDHGIVATVSQLAQGGL; from the coding sequence ATGACGCTCGCCGCTATCACCGCCGCGGCCTCGCAGCTAGACGCCGGCCGTCCGGCCGACTCCGAGCTGACCAGTTCCGAGGAAGCCGCCCAGTACATCGCCCGTGGTTGCTTGATCGACGGCCCACTCGGGCGTGTCGGTCTGGAGATGGAGGCGCATTGCGTCGACCCGGTCGATCCCTACCGGCGGCCGAGCTGGGACGAAATCACCGAGATCATCGACCAGCTGCCGCCACTGCCCGCCGGCAGCGCGGTGACCGTGGAGCCCGGCGGCGCGGTCGAATTGTCCGGCCCGCCCGCAGCCGGCGTCGTCGCCGCCATCGAAGCGATGAACGACGACCAGGCCGTGCTGCGCAAGTCCTTCGCCAATGCCGGGCTGGGACTGGTCTTTCTGGGTGCCGACCCGCTGCGGGCACCCAAGCGCGTGAATCCGGGCGGGCGTTATCGCACGATGGAAGAGTTCTTCGCCGCCAGCAACTCCGCCGAGGCGGGTGCGGCGATGATGACGTCGACCGCCTCGGTCCAGGTCAACCTCGACGCCGGGCCGCAGGCAGGCTGGGCGGCGCGGGTCCGGCTGGCGCACGCGCTGGGCCCCACCATGATCGCGATCGCGGCCAACTCCCCGATGCTGGGCGGCGACTTCTCCGGCTGGGTGTCCACGCGGCAGTGGGTGTGGGGCCAGATGGACTCCGCGCGCTGCGGGCCCATCCTGGGCGCCAGCGGTGACGACCCCGGCACCGACTGGGCGCGCTACGCGCTCAAGGCGCCGGTGATGATGGTGCACAACCCGGAGGCCCGGGACTTTCGAGCGGTGACCCACTACGTGTCCTTCGCCGATTGGGCGGACGGCTCGGCGCGGCTCTGCGACCGCCGGCCCACCCTCGCCGATCTCGACTATCACCTGACCACGCTGTTCCCTCCGGTGCGTCCCAGGCAATGGCTGGAAATCCGCTACCTCGACAGCGCACCGGACGCCTACTGGCCCGCGATCGCGTTCACGCTGGCCGCGCTGCTCGACGACCCGGTCGCGGCCGACGCCGCCGCCGCGGCGGTCGAACCGGTGGCCACCGCCTGGGACAACGCGGCCCGGCTCGGCCTGAGCGACCGGCGTTTGCACGAGGCCGCCACCTCCTGTGTGGCGATCGCGGCCGCGAAGGCGCCGCCCGAGCTCACCGACGAGATGGAACGGCTGATCCGCGCCGTCGAGCGGGGCCGATGTCCCGGCGACGACTTCTCCGACCAGGTGATTGACCACGGCATCGTGGCCACCGTGTCGCAGTTGGCACAAGGGGGCTTGTGA
- a CDS encoding sensor domain-containing protein, which produces MRMSAVAVSVGLGLGAASGMPIAAARPSDPGVVSYAVLGKGSVGNIVGGPMGWEAVFTAPVQSFYIDLADCNNWADIGLPDVYNDPDLASFNGATSQTSANDQTHLVKQAVGVFATNDAADRAFHRLVDRTGGCSGQTTTMHLDNGQTQVWSFAGAPATAIDANWTKQEAGTDRRCFNQTRLRENVVLQAKVCQSGNAGPAVNVLAGAMQNALGQ; this is translated from the coding sequence ATGCGGATGTCCGCTGTGGCGGTAAGCGTCGGTCTGGGCTTGGGGGCGGCTTCGGGCATGCCCATCGCGGCGGCCCGTCCATCCGATCCCGGGGTGGTGTCGTATGCGGTGCTCGGCAAAGGGTCGGTTGGCAACATCGTCGGCGGCCCGATGGGGTGGGAAGCGGTGTTCACCGCGCCGGTGCAGAGCTTCTACATCGACTTGGCCGACTGCAACAACTGGGCCGACATCGGGCTGCCCGATGTGTACAACGATCCCGACCTGGCGTCCTTCAACGGGGCCACATCGCAGACGTCGGCCAACGACCAGACGCATCTCGTCAAGCAGGCCGTCGGCGTATTCGCCACCAACGACGCCGCGGACCGGGCATTCCACCGACTGGTGGACCGCACCGGGGGTTGCTCCGGCCAGACCACGACGATGCACCTGGATAACGGGCAGACGCAGGTGTGGTCATTTGCCGGCGCACCGGCCACCGCGATCGACGCCAACTGGACCAAGCAAGAAGCCGGCACCGATCGCCGCTGCTTCAATCAAACCCGGCTGCGTGAAAACGTGGTGCTACAGGCGAAGGTTTGCCAGTCTGGCAACGCGGGACCCGCGGTCAACGTGCTGGCCGGGGCGATGCAAAACGCACTCGGGCAATAA
- a CDS encoding catalase: MTERFTTTDAGIAAPSDDQSLTVGPDGPILLQDHYLIEQMAQFNRERIPERQPHAKGGGAFGHFEVTNDVSQFTRAAVFQPGTKTEMLARFSTVAGERGSPDTWRDPRGFALKFYTTEGNFDMVGNNTPVFFMRDPLKFQHFIRSQKRLQASNVRDHNMQWDFWSLSPESAHQVTWLMGDRGIPKTWRNMNGYSSHTYSWINAGGEIFWVKYHFITDQGIEFLTQEDADQLAGEDGDYHQRDLYESIESGDFPSWTLKMQIMPYEDAKTYRFNPFDLTKVWPHGDYPLIDVGKMTLNRNVTDYHTEIEQAAFEPNNTVPGTGLSPDKMLQARGFSYSDAHRARLGANYRQIPVNEPKVEVNSYSKDGAMRVKNVTDPVYAPNSYGGPHADPARAAEIRWHADGDVVRAAYTLHAEDDDFGQAGTMVREVLDDEARDRLAHNIIGHVSKGVKEPVLSRVFEYWRNVDPDLGKKVEEGIRAQ; the protein is encoded by the coding sequence ATGACGGAGCGCTTCACCACGACCGATGCGGGCATTGCTGCGCCCAGCGACGACCAGTCGTTGACGGTCGGTCCCGACGGTCCGATCCTGCTGCAGGATCACTACCTGATCGAGCAGATGGCGCAGTTCAATCGGGAACGCATCCCGGAGCGTCAACCGCACGCCAAGGGTGGTGGTGCCTTCGGTCATTTCGAGGTGACCAACGATGTCAGCCAGTTCACCAGAGCCGCGGTGTTCCAGCCCGGTACCAAAACCGAGATGCTGGCCAGGTTTTCGACCGTGGCCGGCGAACGCGGCAGCCCAGACACCTGGCGGGACCCCCGCGGATTCGCGCTGAAGTTCTACACGACCGAGGGCAACTTCGACATGGTCGGCAACAACACACCGGTGTTCTTCATGCGCGACCCGCTCAAGTTCCAACACTTCATCCGGTCGCAAAAACGCTTGCAGGCCAGCAACGTTCGCGACCACAACATGCAGTGGGACTTCTGGAGCCTGTCGCCGGAATCCGCACACCAGGTGACCTGGTTGATGGGCGACCGGGGAATCCCGAAGACGTGGCGCAATATGAACGGCTACAGCAGCCACACCTACAGCTGGATCAACGCCGGCGGTGAAATCTTCTGGGTGAAGTATCACTTCATCACCGATCAGGGCATTGAGTTCCTGACCCAGGAGGACGCCGACCAATTGGCGGGTGAGGACGGCGATTACCACCAGCGGGACCTCTACGAGTCGATCGAGAGTGGCGACTTCCCAAGCTGGACGCTGAAGATGCAGATCATGCCGTACGAGGACGCCAAGACCTACCGGTTCAACCCGTTCGACCTCACGAAGGTGTGGCCGCACGGGGACTACCCGCTGATCGACGTCGGCAAGATGACGTTGAACCGCAACGTCACCGACTACCACACCGAGATCGAGCAGGCTGCGTTCGAGCCGAACAACACCGTGCCCGGCACCGGTCTCAGTCCGGACAAGATGCTGCAGGCGCGCGGCTTCTCCTACTCCGACGCGCATCGCGCCCGGTTGGGGGCCAACTACCGGCAGATCCCGGTCAACGAACCGAAGGTGGAGGTGAACAGCTACTCCAAGGACGGCGCGATGCGCGTCAAGAACGTCACCGATCCCGTCTACGCGCCCAACTCCTACGGGGGGCCGCACGCCGACCCGGCGCGCGCCGCGGAGATCCGTTGGCATGCCGACGGAGACGTGGTCCGGGCGGCCTACACGCTGCACGCCGAGGACGACGACTTCGGGCAGGCCGGCACCATGGTGCGTGAGGTTCTCGATGACGAGGCCCGAGACCGCCTGGCCCACAACATCATTGGGCACGTATCCAAGGGCGTCAAAGAGCCCGTGCTGTCCCGGGTTTTCGAGTACTGGCGCAATGTCGACCCCGATCTCGGTAAGAAGGTCGAGGAGGGCATCCGGGCTCAATAG